A section of the Mesobacillus jeotgali genome encodes:
- the asnB gene encoding asparagine synthase (glutamine-hydrolyzing) has protein sequence MCGITGWIDFRKNMDIEQKTIAKMAETLSKRGPDDTNVWTLKHAALGHKRLVVVDPEGGKQPMTRAQGDSRYTICYNGELYNTEDLRKALLLKGYSFNGHSDTEVLLTSFMEWKENCLEHLNGIFAFAVWDHDEEKLFIGRDRLGVKPLFFLETASGLMFASEQKALLAHPDVKPEVDREGLCEVFGLGPSRSPGSGIFKSMKELRPAHGLTFSKDGLKVWRYWNVKSEEHKDSLEETAEKVRELFTDAVTRQLVSDVPLCTFLSGGLDSSAITAIAANHYKAEGKGSLHTYSIDYEGNDKFFKENEFQPNADAFWINKMTETFGTVHHNRIISQHDLADYLTEAVHVRDLPGMADIDSSLLWFCREIKQDFTVGLSGECADEIFGGYPWFHREDDLKRQGFPWMRSINERQNMLSDHWRKKLCLEDYMMSKFNETIAEVPVLDRENISDARRRQLFYLNIIWFMTTLLDRKDRMSMGASLEVRVPFADHRLVEYVWNIPWEMKMHGNREKGILRKALEGILPDEVLYRKKSPYPKTHHPGYTQAVQGMLSDFMADSNSALHEFFDRTTLQKMIETEGASFKVPWFGQLMTGPQLLAQLAQIHIWFRDYNINIAD, from the coding sequence ATGTGTGGAATAACGGGCTGGATAGATTTTCGAAAAAATATGGATATTGAACAGAAGACCATTGCAAAAATGGCGGAAACATTAAGTAAAAGAGGTCCCGATGATACCAATGTATGGACCTTAAAACATGCTGCACTGGGGCATAAGAGGCTTGTAGTTGTTGACCCTGAGGGAGGCAAGCAGCCAATGACCAGGGCACAGGGAGACAGCCGTTATACCATTTGCTATAACGGTGAACTTTATAATACTGAAGACCTCAGAAAAGCACTGCTATTAAAAGGATATTCTTTTAACGGCCATTCTGATACAGAGGTTTTGCTTACTTCTTTCATGGAATGGAAGGAAAATTGCCTTGAGCATTTGAATGGGATATTTGCCTTTGCTGTTTGGGATCACGACGAAGAAAAGCTGTTCATCGGCCGCGACCGGCTTGGCGTAAAGCCGCTCTTTTTTCTCGAGACAGCGTCGGGTCTTATGTTCGCTTCTGAACAAAAGGCTTTGCTTGCACATCCAGATGTAAAGCCGGAGGTAGACAGGGAAGGACTTTGCGAAGTATTTGGGCTTGGGCCATCCCGTTCTCCTGGCTCAGGCATTTTTAAAAGTATGAAAGAACTGCGTCCGGCACACGGACTCACTTTTTCAAAAGATGGGTTGAAGGTGTGGAGATACTGGAACGTAAAAAGTGAAGAACACAAGGATAGCCTTGAGGAGACAGCCGAGAAGGTCCGTGAGCTGTTCACCGATGCAGTCACCAGGCAGCTCGTATCAGATGTGCCCCTGTGCACATTCCTCTCAGGCGGATTGGATTCAAGTGCGATCACAGCGATTGCCGCTAATCATTATAAGGCGGAGGGCAAGGGCAGCCTGCATACTTACTCGATTGATTATGAGGGGAATGACAAGTTTTTTAAGGAAAATGAATTTCAGCCTAACGCTGATGCCTTCTGGATCAATAAAATGACGGAAACATTCGGGACTGTTCATCATAACCGGATCATTTCACAGCACGATCTGGCAGATTACCTCACTGAAGCTGTGCATGTCAGGGATCTGCCGGGGATGGCAGACATCGATTCATCGCTGCTCTGGTTCTGCCGTGAAATCAAACAGGATTTTACAGTTGGACTCTCAGGTGAATGTGCGGATGAAATCTTTGGCGGCTATCCATGGTTTCACAGGGAGGATGACTTGAAACGGCAAGGCTTCCCGTGGATGCGGTCAATCAATGAACGGCAAAATATGCTGAGCGACCACTGGCGGAAAAAGTTGTGTCTTGAAGATTATATGATGTCAAAATTCAACGAAACAATTGCAGAGGTTCCAGTGCTTGATAGGGAAAATATCAGTGATGCCAGGCGGAGACAATTATTCTATTTAAATATCATCTGGTTCATGACAACCCTCCTGGACAGAAAGGACCGGATGAGCATGGGCGCCAGCCTTGAGGTAAGGGTACCGTTTGCCGACCATCGCCTTGTTGAATATGTCTGGAACATCCCCTGGGAAATGAAGATGCACGGAAACAGGGAGAAAGGAATCCTGCGCAAAGCATTAGAAGGAATCCTGCCTGATGAAGTATTATACCGGAAGAAGAGCCCTTATCCAAAAACTCACCATCCAGGTTATACTCAGGCAGTACAAGGAATGCTGTCGGACTTCATGGCTGATTCGAACAGCGCTCTGCATGAATTCTTTGATAGGACGACGCTGCAGAAAATGATTGAAACCGAAGGCGCATCCTTCAAAGTACCATGGTTCGGCCAGTTGATGACTGGTCCTCAGCTGCTGGCACAACTAGCCCAAATCCATATCTGGTTCCGGGATTATAATATCAATATAGCAGACTAA
- a CDS encoding MATE family efflux transporter → MKKKTAKLSLFAITWPLFIEIMLYMLMGNADTLMLSQYSDNSVAAVGVSNQILSMVIVMFGFVATGTAILVAQNLGAERDQEAREVSSVSIGANLIFGLILSAGVFIFSEQLLKMMDLPPELFDEANSYLLIVGGFSFIQSLIMTVSSIIRSYGFTRDIMYVTIGMNILNVIGNYLFIFGPFGFPILGVEGVAISTTVSRIIGLLAAIYVMTKRIPGSLPVSMLFSFPKRHLKNLLNIGIPSAGEHLSYNGSQMVITYFIATLGTQALTAKVYTQNVMMFIFLFSIAISQGTQILIGHMVGAKEIDNAYKRALKSLKLAILISIGAALIVSFFSKNLLGIFTDNPSIIELGTTLILLTIILEPGRSFNLVLISSLRAAGDVKFPVYMGILSMWGVSVTLSYFLGIYLEMGLVGIWIAFIADEWLRGLLMLWRWRSRVWVKKSFVPAD, encoded by the coding sequence ATGAAGAAAAAAACTGCAAAACTATCGTTATTTGCCATTACCTGGCCTCTTTTTATTGAAATTATGCTTTATATGCTGATGGGGAATGCGGATACGCTGATGCTGTCCCAGTATTCAGATAATTCCGTGGCAGCTGTTGGGGTATCCAATCAAATTCTCTCTATGGTCATCGTCATGTTCGGATTCGTTGCGACAGGCACTGCGATCCTTGTGGCACAGAATCTGGGTGCAGAACGGGATCAGGAGGCGCGTGAGGTTTCCTCAGTCTCAATCGGAGCTAACCTTATTTTTGGTTTAATCCTGAGTGCCGGTGTGTTCATTTTTAGCGAACAATTGCTAAAGATGATGGACCTGCCCCCTGAATTGTTTGATGAAGCAAATTCCTATTTGCTGATTGTGGGTGGATTTTCATTCATCCAGTCGCTGATCATGACAGTCAGCAGCATTATCCGGAGCTATGGATTTACGCGTGACATCATGTACGTTACGATTGGCATGAACATCCTGAATGTTATCGGAAACTATTTATTCATCTTCGGTCCCTTCGGTTTTCCTATTCTTGGAGTTGAAGGTGTGGCAATTTCAACTACTGTCAGCCGGATCATCGGATTGCTGGCAGCTATTTATGTGATGACTAAACGTATACCTGGCTCATTGCCAGTCTCAATGCTGTTCAGTTTTCCTAAAAGGCATTTGAAAAACCTGCTTAATATCGGAATTCCTTCTGCCGGGGAGCACTTGAGCTACAACGGATCACAGATGGTGATCACCTATTTTATCGCCACTCTTGGAACCCAGGCGTTGACGGCAAAGGTGTATACACAAAATGTCATGATGTTCATTTTCCTTTTCAGTATCGCAATCAGTCAAGGTACACAGATATTGATTGGCCATATGGTTGGAGCAAAGGAAATTGATAATGCGTATAAGCGTGCCTTAAAAAGCTTAAAACTGGCAATATTGATTTCCATTGGCGCAGCGTTGATCGTCTCTTTCTTTTCGAAAAACCTGCTGGGCATCTTCACAGATAATCCCAGTATCATAGAACTTGGCACCACTTTGATTCTGCTTACCATCATTCTTGAACCTGGCAGATCCTTTAATCTTGTCCTAATCAGCTCTCTAAGGGCTGCTGGGGATGTGAAGTTTCCTGTCTATATGGGAATTCTGTCAATGTGGGGAGTCAGCGTAACACTGTCCTATTTCCTCGGAATCTATCTTGAGATGGGGCTGGTCGGCATCTGGATCGCCTTCATTGCAGACGAGTGGCTGCGCGGGTTGCTTATGCTTTGGCGCTGGAGATCTAGAGTTTGGGTGAAAAAGTCTTTTGTTCCTGCAGATTAA
- a CDS encoding alpha-glycosidase produces the protein MLKEAIYHRPKDNYAYACTDEELHIRIRTKKDDIKEVSLLNGDPYDWQDGKWMTNTVPMNKSGSDQLFDYWFVSIKPPYKRMRYGFILTDGIETACLTEKGFYDQPPLDDTGYYFAIPYINNIDVFRAPGWVKDTVWYQIFPERFGNGDPSNDPEGALPWGSAPPERDNFFGGDLEGVIQNIDYLAKLGITGIYFTPIFKAYSNHKYDTIDYMEIDPQFGDKETLKRLIQVCHEHGIKVMLDAVFNHSGFYFPQFQDVLEKGAESPYKDWFHTNEFPLVMEPRPNYDTFAFEKSMPKLNTENPEVIEYLLEVGRYWVREFDIDGWRLDVANEVDHSFWRKFRTEVKAIKPELYILGEIWHDSMPWLRGDQFDAVMNYPFTTNILNLFARGSITANEFIENMTTVNHMYPKNVNEVAFNLIGSHDTPRILTECGGDEDKVKQIFTILLSYIGTPCIYYGDEIGMSGPQDPGCRECMKWNEEDQNKDMFEHVQKMISLRKEYPLLANDGELHFIPSDYHESCFAYSKSNGETTILVVVNMSNEEANYHLPFDLKGKKITNIYTGEEYAADSNELTAKIAANGFALFQF, from the coding sequence TTGCTAAAAGAAGCGATTTACCACCGCCCCAAAGATAATTATGCATACGCTTGCACTGATGAAGAGCTACATATCCGTATTCGCACAAAAAAGGATGATATAAAGGAAGTTTCCCTTTTGAACGGAGATCCTTATGACTGGCAGGATGGAAAATGGATGACGAATACCGTTCCAATGAATAAAAGCGGTTCCGACCAGTTATTCGATTATTGGTTCGTCTCTATTAAACCGCCTTATAAAAGGATGCGCTACGGATTCATACTGACTGATGGAATCGAAACAGCCTGTCTGACTGAAAAAGGTTTTTACGACCAACCTCCTTTAGACGATACAGGATACTATTTTGCAATCCCCTACATTAATAATATTGATGTCTTTCGTGCTCCTGGCTGGGTGAAGGATACAGTCTGGTATCAAATCTTCCCTGAGCGCTTCGGGAATGGCGATCCTTCTAATGATCCTGAAGGTGCTTTGCCATGGGGAAGCGCACCGCCCGAAAGGGATAACTTTTTTGGCGGAGACCTCGAAGGTGTAATTCAGAATATCGATTACCTAGCCAAACTAGGGATTACCGGGATTTATTTTACGCCGATTTTCAAGGCTTATTCCAACCATAAATACGATACAATCGATTATATGGAAATCGACCCGCAATTCGGTGACAAAGAAACGCTTAAAAGGTTGATCCAGGTTTGCCATGAGCATGGAATCAAAGTCATGCTAGATGCTGTGTTCAACCATAGCGGCTTTTATTTCCCTCAGTTCCAGGATGTCCTGGAAAAAGGTGCAGAGTCGCCTTATAAAGATTGGTTCCACACGAATGAATTTCCGCTTGTAATGGAGCCAAGGCCTAACTATGATACATTTGCCTTTGAAAAATCAATGCCAAAGCTGAACACAGAAAATCCGGAGGTGATTGAATATCTCCTGGAAGTTGGACGCTATTGGGTGCGTGAATTCGATATTGATGGCTGGAGACTTGATGTAGCGAATGAAGTCGACCACTCATTCTGGAGGAAATTCCGTACCGAAGTGAAAGCAATCAAGCCTGAGCTCTACATTCTTGGAGAGATCTGGCACGACTCTATGCCATGGCTTCGAGGTGACCAGTTCGACGCTGTCATGAACTATCCGTTCACAACCAATATCCTGAACCTGTTCGCGCGAGGATCCATTACTGCAAACGAATTTATTGAAAACATGACAACTGTCAACCATATGTATCCAAAAAACGTCAATGAAGTCGCCTTCAACCTGATTGGAAGCCATGATACACCAAGAATCCTGACTGAATGCGGCGGTGACGAAGATAAGGTAAAACAGATTTTCACCATACTCCTTTCTTACATTGGTACACCTTGCATCTATTATGGCGATGAAATTGGGATGAGCGGCCCTCAGGATCCAGGCTGCCGGGAATGCATGAAGTGGAATGAAGAAGACCAGAACAAGGATATGTTTGAACACGTCCAGAAGATGATCAGTCTCCGTAAGGAATATCCTCTTCTGGCGAACGATGGGGAACTTCATTTCATTCCATCGGATTACCATGAAAGCTGCTTCGCTTATTCGAAATCCAACGGCGAAACAACCATTTTGGTCGTCGTGAATATGAGCAATGAAGAAGCAAATTATCACCTGCCATTTGATTTAAAAGGCAAAAAAATCACAAACATATACACTGGCGAAGAATATGCTGCTGATAGCAATGAATTGACTGCAAAGATTGCCGCAAATGGATTTGCATTGTTCCAGTTTTAA
- a CDS encoding sugar ABC transporter substrate-binding protein, whose amino-acid sequence MKKALSIFMMLILMVGALAACGPKEEENTGSKDNGKKTEDASKPEKLVVWEDKDKSGWLEKVAADFEKEHGIKIEFKEVEMATKMKEQLRLDGPAGTGPDIITLPHDQIGELAVQGHIAELKVSDDVKKTFSESSISAQTFDGKLFGLPKSAETPVFIYNKALMKEVPATMEDLYEFAKANTKDGKYGFLALWDNFYFAHAPIAGNGGYVFGEKDGALNPQDLGLNNEGAVKGTEYIQKWYAEKLFPNGIIGENGGSAMDGLFNEGNVASVMNGPWAFGGMKDAGIDFGVAPFPKFADGTPMKTFMGVKGWHVSSYSKNIDWATKFLEYITNDENAKYRFEQTSEVPTNVALVDDPALAENEGAKAVALQTQDAVPMPNIPEMGEVWAPMASALQTVVTGKAEPKAALDSAVKQIEQNIKQNHSK is encoded by the coding sequence ATGAAAAAAGCATTGTCAATTTTCATGATGCTGATCTTAATGGTTGGCGCTCTTGCTGCTTGTGGACCTAAAGAAGAAGAAAACACAGGTTCAAAAGACAACGGCAAGAAAACAGAAGATGCTTCTAAACCAGAGAAGCTGGTAGTTTGGGAAGACAAAGATAAGTCCGGCTGGCTTGAAAAGGTCGCTGCTGACTTTGAAAAAGAACACGGTATCAAAATCGAGTTCAAAGAAGTTGAAATGGCTACAAAAATGAAAGAGCAATTACGTCTAGACGGTCCTGCTGGAACTGGCCCGGACATCATCACTCTTCCACATGACCAAATCGGTGAGCTTGCAGTTCAGGGACATATCGCTGAACTTAAGGTAAGCGACGACGTAAAGAAAACTTTCTCTGAGTCTTCTATCTCTGCACAAACTTTCGATGGTAAATTATTCGGACTTCCAAAGTCTGCTGAAACTCCAGTTTTCATCTACAACAAGGCTCTTATGAAAGAAGTTCCTGCTACAATGGAAGATCTATATGAGTTCGCAAAAGCTAACACTAAAGATGGCAAATACGGTTTCCTTGCACTTTGGGATAACTTCTACTTTGCACACGCTCCAATCGCTGGCAACGGCGGATATGTTTTCGGGGAAAAAGACGGTGCTCTTAACCCTCAAGATCTTGGCTTGAACAATGAAGGTGCTGTAAAAGGTACTGAGTACATCCAGAAGTGGTACGCTGAAAAGCTATTCCCTAACGGAATCATCGGCGAAAACGGCGGATCTGCTATGGACGGACTATTCAACGAAGGTAATGTTGCTTCTGTTATGAACGGACCATGGGCATTCGGCGGCATGAAAGATGCTGGCATCGATTTCGGTGTTGCTCCATTCCCTAAATTTGCTGATGGCACTCCAATGAAGACTTTCATGGGTGTTAAAGGCTGGCACGTATCTTCTTACTCAAAGAACATTGACTGGGCTACTAAGTTCCTTGAGTACATCACAAACGACGAAAATGCGAAATACCGTTTCGAGCAAACTTCAGAAGTACCAACAAACGTAGCATTAGTTGACGATCCAGCTCTTGCTGAAAATGAAGGTGCTAAAGCTGTTGCACTTCAAACCCAAGACGCAGTTCCAATGCCAAACATCCCTGAAATGGGTGAAGTTTGGGCACCAATGGCAAGTGCATTGCAAACTGTTGTAACAGGCAAAGCTGAGCCAAAAGCTGCTCTAGATTCTGCTGTAAAGCAAATCGAACAAAACATCAAGCAAAACCACTCAAAATAA
- a CDS encoding carbohydrate ABC transporter permease: protein MKEKSYQTNHRRIATALSIIPGLGQLYNKQYLKGTAFLILTGAFFGVFSDLLNMGLWGLFTLGEQTPRDHSIFLMVEGILALIVLLFGIGFYLFNLNDAYKVGLKRDAGERLSTVKEQYNNLIDNGFPYLIMSPGFLLLIFVVVFPIIFVVLLAFTNYDLYHSPPAKLVDWVGLKNFFDLFQLQSWRETFFSVLSWTIIWTFVATTLQVALGMFLAILVNQKDVKGRAIIRTVFILPWAVPAFVSILVFAGMFNESFGAINRDILGMFGIDPIPWMTEAMYTKIALILIQTWLGFPFIFAMTTGVLQSIPEELYEAATVDGATNFQKFKNITLPLVLFATAPILITQYTFNFNNFNIIYLFNGGGPAVSGANAGGTDILISWIYSLTMTSAQYSKAAAITMLLSLIVIGVALWQFKRTKSFQEEDMM, encoded by the coding sequence ATGAAAGAGAAGTCCTATCAAACCAACCACCGCAGAATAGCAACAGCCCTTTCGATTATTCCTGGGCTAGGACAGCTATACAACAAGCAATACTTAAAAGGAACTGCTTTCCTGATCTTGACTGGTGCATTCTTCGGAGTGTTCTCAGACCTGCTGAACATGGGATTATGGGGATTGTTTACTCTTGGGGAGCAAACACCGCGTGACCATTCCATCTTCTTGATGGTTGAGGGGATCCTGGCCCTCATTGTCCTGCTTTTTGGAATCGGTTTCTATCTATTCAACCTAAACGACGCTTATAAGGTCGGATTGAAAAGGGACGCAGGTGAACGCCTGAGCACAGTAAAGGAACAATACAATAACCTGATTGACAATGGTTTCCCTTACTTAATCATGTCACCTGGATTCCTGCTTCTCATTTTTGTTGTAGTTTTCCCAATTATTTTCGTAGTGCTGCTCGCTTTCACTAACTACGATCTATATCATTCACCGCCTGCAAAACTTGTTGACTGGGTCGGGCTTAAAAACTTCTTTGACCTGTTCCAGCTGCAGTCATGGCGTGAGACATTCTTCTCGGTTCTTTCCTGGACGATCATCTGGACATTTGTCGCAACTACTTTGCAGGTAGCTTTAGGTATGTTCCTGGCGATCCTGGTGAATCAGAAGGATGTAAAAGGAAGGGCAATTATCCGTACAGTTTTCATCCTTCCTTGGGCAGTTCCGGCATTCGTTTCAATCCTTGTATTTGCTGGTATGTTCAATGAATCATTCGGTGCCATCAACCGCGACATCCTTGGTATGTTTGGAATCGATCCAATTCCATGGATGACCGAAGCGATGTACACGAAAATAGCCTTGATACTGATTCAGACATGGCTTGGATTTCCGTTTATTTTTGCAATGACGACAGGAGTCCTTCAATCCATTCCGGAAGAATTGTATGAAGCTGCCACAGTGGACGGCGCAACAAACTTCCAGAAATTCAAGAATATCACTTTGCCGCTCGTGCTATTTGCTACAGCGCCAATCCTAATTACGCAATACACATTCAACTTCAATAACTTTAATATCATTTATCTCTTCAACGGCGGAGGACCTGCAGTTTCAGGCGCAAATGCCGGCGGAACAGACATCCTGATTTCGTGGATTTACAGCCTGACCATGACTTCTGCACAATATTCCAAAGCCGCTGCCATCACCATGCTGCTATCACTGATTGTTATTGGTGTAGCTCTGTGGCAGTTCAAGAGAACGAAATCATTCCAAGAAGAGGATATGATGTAA
- a CDS encoding sugar ABC transporter permease: protein MSIKRQKYIRLTLTYLVILVMFAIIIYPLLWIVGSSFNPGQSLSGSNIIPKNATLAHYKELFDTSKSAYLYWYWNSLKVSVLTMLFTVILVSLTAYSFSRYRFIGRKNSLMTFLILQMIPNFAALIAIFILALLTGLLDTHLGLILVYVGGAIPMNTWLMKGYLDTIPKELDESAKMDGAGHLRIFFQIVMPLATPIIAVVALFAFIAPFGDFILARILLRTEEKYTLAVGLYDMVAKQFGAEFTTFAAGAVLIAVPIAILFLSFQKYFVSGLTAGGTKG, encoded by the coding sequence ATGAGTATCAAACGACAGAAATATATCAGATTGACATTAACGTATCTTGTGATTTTGGTCATGTTCGCTATTATTATTTATCCGCTCCTTTGGATTGTCGGATCTTCCTTCAACCCAGGGCAGAGTTTGTCTGGTTCAAACATCATCCCAAAAAATGCGACGCTCGCACACTATAAGGAACTTTTTGATACCAGCAAGAGCGCGTACTTATACTGGTACTGGAATTCATTGAAAGTCAGTGTTCTGACAATGCTGTTCACTGTCATCCTTGTTAGCTTGACAGCCTATTCATTCTCACGCTACCGTTTTATCGGACGTAAAAACAGCTTGATGACATTCCTGATTCTGCAGATGATTCCAAACTTTGCAGCATTGATCGCTATTTTCATCCTTGCTTTACTAACTGGCTTACTTGATACTCATTTAGGCTTGATCCTTGTATATGTCGGGGGCGCAATCCCGATGAATACATGGTTAATGAAAGGATATCTTGATACAATTCCGAAAGAGCTTGATGAATCAGCTAAAATGGACGGTGCAGGCCATTTGAGGATTTTCTTCCAAATCGTCATGCCGCTTGCGACACCAATCATAGCGGTTGTAGCATTGTTCGCATTTATCGCTCCATTCGGTGATTTCATCCTTGCCAGAATTCTTTTAAGAACAGAAGAAAAATACACACTTGCTGTTGGCCTTTATGACATGGTAGCAAAACAGTTTGGTGCTGAATTCACTACCTTCGCAGCGGGTGCTGTTCTCATTGCAGTTCCAATCGCAATCCTGTTCCTGTCATTCCAGAAATACTTCGTATCAGGATTGACGGCTGGCGGAACAAAAGGATAA
- a CDS encoding alpha-amylase family glycosyl hydrolase: MKKKFIFILIPFLLFYALPAGAAEKEGRKWQDETIYFLMVDRFNNGDNSNDFKVDANDPKAYHGGDFQGVIDELDYIKDMGFTAIWLTPVFDNADKGYHGYWIKDFYNTEEHFGSVDKFKELVKEAHKRDIKIILDFVVNHVAPDQEWVNDPAKKDWFHEKQDIIDWNNQDELENNWLYGLPDLAQENPETRKYLLDAAKWWIEETDIDGYRLDTVRHVPVDFWEDFSKEVKSVKDDFYLIGEVWSEDPNYIAKYDKAGIDGFVDFPLNEQLRTAFEKPDQTLDWLLTTAKRNKSIYENPELMGNFIDNHDMVRFTRKAVQNRQHPGTRWKMALTYMYTAPGIPIVYYGSEIALDGGEDPDNRRQMSFRADKELIDYITKIGELRNDLPSLTRGDLEVLYEKKGMAVFKRTYQDETAVIAINNTSNTQNVTLTADQLKDDQELRGLLADDLVKSKNGEYNLALEREEAEIYVLAEKTGLNIPYLTTMGAVYAAFFGFIFLLVRRARKRNKE, from the coding sequence ATGAAAAAAAAGTTCATCTTCATCTTGATTCCGTTTCTTCTTTTTTACGCCCTCCCAGCAGGTGCGGCTGAAAAAGAAGGACGCAAATGGCAGGATGAAACTATTTACTTTCTTATGGTGGACCGTTTCAACAACGGTGACAATAGCAATGATTTCAAGGTGGATGCAAATGATCCCAAAGCTTATCATGGCGGAGACTTCCAGGGAGTCATTGACGAGCTGGATTATATAAAGGACATGGGTTTTACCGCGATCTGGCTGACACCAGTTTTTGACAACGCCGATAAAGGCTACCATGGGTACTGGATTAAAGATTTTTATAATACCGAAGAGCACTTTGGAAGCGTTGACAAATTTAAAGAACTTGTTAAAGAAGCACACAAACGGGATATCAAAATCATCCTTGATTTTGTCGTAAACCATGTTGCTCCGGACCAGGAATGGGTGAACGATCCAGCAAAGAAGGATTGGTTCCATGAAAAGCAGGATATCATTGACTGGAACAACCAGGATGAGCTGGAGAATAACTGGCTTTACGGGCTGCCTGATTTAGCACAGGAAAATCCGGAAACAAGGAAATATTTATTGGATGCGGCTAAATGGTGGATTGAAGAAACGGATATCGACGGCTACAGGCTTGATACTGTCCGCCACGTACCAGTTGATTTCTGGGAAGATTTTTCAAAAGAAGTGAAGAGTGTCAAAGATGATTTTTACCTGATCGGCGAGGTTTGGTCGGAGGATCCGAATTACATTGCCAAATACGATAAAGCAGGGATCGATGGCTTTGTTGATTTTCCTTTGAACGAACAGTTGCGCACGGCTTTCGAAAAGCCAGATCAGACATTGGACTGGCTATTGACGACAGCGAAAAGAAATAAGTCGATATATGAAAATCCCGAACTGATGGGAAACTTCATTGATAACCATGATATGGTCAGATTCACAAGGAAAGCGGTCCAGAACAGGCAGCACCCGGGAACGAGATGGAAGATGGCGCTGACTTATATGTATACGGCTCCTGGAATTCCGATTGTTTATTATGGAAGCGAAATAGCGCTTGATGGCGGAGAAGATCCGGATAACCGCAGGCAAATGAGCTTCAGGGCTGATAAAGAATTAATTGACTATATCACCAAAATCGGCGAGCTCCGGAATGACCTTCCTTCACTTACCAGAGGGGATCTTGAAGTTCTCTATGAAAAAAAAGGAATGGCTGTTTTCAAACGTACTTATCAGGATGAAACAGCAGTCATAGCAATTAATAATACGTCCAACACCCAGAATGTCACCCTGACCGCCGATCAGTTAAAGGATGACCAGGAATTGCGTGGCCTGCTGGCGGATGACCTTGTAAAGAGCAAAAACGGGGAATATAACCTGGCGCTAGAACGAGAGGAAGCCGAAATCTATGTACTGGCAGAAAAAACAGGTTTGAATATCCCTTATTTAACTACAATGGGGGCGGTGTATGCTGCATTCTTTGGCTTCATTTTCCTCCTTGTCAGAAGAGCCAGGAAAAGAAACAAAGAATAA